In Pirellulales bacterium, a genomic segment contains:
- the argB gene encoding acetylglutamate kinase produces the protein MSGSKPLDRAIEKADVLIEALEWIRKFRGKVVVIKVGGSVMEDPNALRHLLLDIVFMSTVDVRPVVVHGGGAAISRAMDAAGLETRFIQGRRYTDEKARDIVEQVLAYETNEHVVKRIEELGGRAAPLNFRTTNVLFGEKLTLDGPAGEEIDLGFVGHVTRVDHATIANLCYAGTVPVIPSMCLDADGEKLNVNADTAATAVAQALGAEKLVFLSDVNGVRRDKNDPKSLIVSLTAEEAQKLIDSGAIESGMIPKVQACLETLDRGVRKIHIIDGRLRHSLLMEVYTSRGVGTEIVKSR, from the coding sequence ATGTCCGGCAGCAAACCCTTAGACCGCGCGATCGAAAAGGCCGACGTCCTGATCGAGGCCTTGGAGTGGATTCGCAAGTTCCGCGGTAAGGTCGTCGTCATCAAGGTCGGCGGCAGCGTGATGGAAGACCCCAACGCGCTGCGACATCTGTTGCTCGACATCGTCTTCATGTCCACGGTCGATGTGCGCCCCGTGGTGGTCCACGGTGGCGGCGCCGCAATCAGCCGCGCCATGGACGCGGCCGGTCTGGAGACACGGTTCATTCAGGGCCGCCGCTATACCGACGAAAAAGCTCGCGACATCGTCGAACAAGTGCTGGCCTACGAAACCAACGAGCACGTCGTCAAACGGATCGAAGAACTCGGCGGCCGCGCGGCGCCCTTGAATTTTCGGACCACGAACGTCCTGTTTGGAGAAAAGTTGACCCTCGACGGGCCAGCGGGCGAAGAGATCGATCTGGGCTTTGTCGGGCACGTGACGCGCGTCGATCACGCCACGATCGCCAACCTCTGTTATGCGGGCACCGTGCCTGTGATTCCGTCAATGTGCCTGGACGCCGACGGCGAAAAACTGAATGTGAACGCCGATACCGCGGCCACGGCCGTCGCTCAGGCCTTGGGGGCGGAGAAGCTCGTCTTTCTGAGCGACGTCAACGGCGTCCGCCGCGACAAGAATGATCCCAAGAGTCTGATTGTCTCGCTCACGGCCGAAGAGGCGCAAAAGCTGATCGACTCCGGAGCGATCGAATCAGGCATGATCCCCAAGGTGCAGGCCTGCCTGGAAACGCTCGACCGTGGCGTCCGCAAGATTCACATAATCGATGGCCGCCTGCGTCACTCCCTATTGATGGAAGTTTACACCAGCCGCGGCGTGGGCACGGAAATCGTCAAGTCGCGATAG
- a CDS encoding aspartate aminotransferase family protein: MATASATSAEIIELFKRYVVPNYTRYPICLVRGEGSYVWDAEGTRYLDFFPGWGCNLLGHCPEPVVKAVQEQVATLIHVPNTWYTEAQGQWAKALSERSFGGQAFFCNSGAEANEAAIKLARLHTPRERYKIITFEGSFHGRTLGATAATAQPKYHEGLGPLMAGFNYVPFGDLDAVARKIDGETAAIMVEPVQGEGGINLPPAGFLQGLRKLCDEHGLLLIFDEVQAGFGRTGKWFAYQNFGVTPDIMTLAKALCGGIAGAALLTTPEIAPSLRPGMHAATFGGNPIAARAGIAAIEMIEQENLLEHGLAISKIFRERLEALRGACDIVRDVRVLGMMIGVELSIDGTAVVKACLEKNLLINCTHGTVIRLLPALNLSAEQAQQGCEILAEAIKAQAR; the protein is encoded by the coding sequence GTGGCCACAGCCAGCGCGACTTCGGCCGAGATCATCGAGCTGTTCAAACGCTACGTGGTGCCCAACTACACCCGCTACCCGATCTGCCTGGTGCGCGGCGAAGGGAGTTACGTGTGGGACGCCGAGGGGACGCGTTACCTCGATTTCTTTCCCGGCTGGGGCTGCAACTTGCTGGGGCATTGCCCCGAGCCTGTCGTCAAGGCCGTGCAGGAACAAGTCGCCACGCTGATCCACGTGCCCAACACCTGGTACACCGAAGCGCAGGGTCAATGGGCCAAGGCCCTTTCGGAACGCAGCTTTGGCGGGCAGGCCTTCTTCTGTAATTCCGGCGCCGAGGCGAACGAGGCCGCCATCAAGCTGGCACGGCTGCACACGCCGCGCGAGCGATACAAGATCATCACGTTCGAAGGGAGCTTCCACGGCCGCACGTTGGGCGCCACGGCCGCCACGGCGCAGCCGAAGTATCACGAAGGACTCGGTCCGCTGATGGCCGGCTTCAACTACGTTCCTTTCGGCGATCTGGATGCCGTGGCCCGCAAGATCGATGGCGAAACGGCCGCCATCATGGTCGAGCCGGTGCAAGGCGAAGGAGGGATCAACCTGCCGCCGGCCGGATTCTTGCAAGGCCTTCGCAAACTGTGCGACGAGCATGGCCTGCTCTTGATCTTCGACGAAGTGCAGGCGGGCTTCGGACGCACCGGCAAGTGGTTCGCTTATCAGAACTTTGGGGTCACGCCCGACATCATGACCTTGGCCAAAGCCTTGTGCGGCGGGATCGCGGGCGCGGCGCTATTGACCACGCCCGAGATCGCCCCCAGCCTTCGGCCGGGCATGCACGCCGCGACGTTTGGCGGCAACCCGATCGCGGCGCGGGCCGGCATCGCGGCCATCGAAATGATCGAGCAGGAGAATCTGCTCGAGCACGGCCTGGCGATCAGCAAGATCTTTCGCGAGCGGCTCGAGGCGTTGCGCGGCGCATGCGACATCGTGCGCGACGTGCGCGTGCTGGGCATGATGATCGGCGTGGAACTATCGATCGATGGCACGGCTGTCGTCAAAGCCTGCCTGGAAAAAAATCTGTTGATCAATTGCACCCATGGCACGGTGATCCGGCTGCTGCCGGCCCTGAACCTTTCGGCCGAGCAGGCGCAGCAAGGCTGCGAAATCCTGGCCGAGGCGATCAAGGCCCAAGCCCGATAA
- the argF gene encoding ornithine carbamoyltransferase — protein MRHLLTLADLKSGEIERIFAITEDLKTKYQNGLREALLPGRVMALLFEKPSLRTRVSFEAGIINLGGHSLFLGDDVGWGSRESISDFGRVLSEYADVVVVRTKSHDKLVELAKFCKCSVINGLTDLDHPCQALADLYTLRELVGSLAGETLAFIGDCNNVARSLAMGCGKTGMRFAIAAPKEYQFDAAFLKSLKHEVPDLDLLITTDPHEAVKDAAAVYTDVWTSMGQEAESAVRRKAFASYQVNAALMKRAPSDAYFMHCLPAHRGEEVTDEVIDGPASIVVAQAANRLHAQKGILAWLLGAQGQPRE, from the coding sequence ATGAGACATTTGCTTACGCTGGCGGATCTGAAAAGTGGCGAGATCGAGCGGATCTTCGCCATCACCGAAGACCTGAAGACCAAGTATCAGAACGGTCTGCGCGAGGCACTATTGCCGGGGCGCGTCATGGCGCTCTTGTTCGAGAAGCCCTCGCTGCGCACGCGCGTCAGCTTCGAGGCGGGCATCATCAACCTGGGCGGACACAGTCTGTTCCTGGGGGACGACGTCGGCTGGGGCTCGCGCGAATCGATTTCTGATTTCGGCCGCGTCCTCTCGGAATATGCCGATGTGGTCGTGGTTCGCACCAAAAGCCATGACAAGCTGGTCGAATTGGCCAAGTTCTGCAAATGTTCGGTGATCAACGGTCTCACGGATCTCGACCATCCCTGCCAGGCGTTGGCCGATTTGTACACACTGCGAGAACTTGTGGGCTCGTTGGCCGGAGAAACGCTGGCCTTCATTGGCGACTGCAACAACGTGGCCCGCAGCCTGGCGATGGGGTGCGGCAAGACGGGCATGCGGTTCGCCATTGCGGCGCCGAAGGAATACCAGTTCGACGCGGCATTTCTCAAGTCGCTCAAGCACGAGGTTCCGGACCTCGACTTGCTCATCACCACCGACCCGCATGAGGCGGTCAAAGACGCCGCCGCGGTGTACACCGACGTGTGGACCAGCATGGGGCAGGAAGCAGAGTCGGCCGTCCGCCGGAAAGCTTTCGCCAGCTACCAGGTGAACGCGGCCTTGATGAAGCGCGCCCCGAGCGACGCGTACTTCATGCACTGCCTGCCCGCGCATCGCGGCGAAGAAGTCACCGACGAAGTGATCGACGGCCCGGCAAGCATCGTGGTGGCGCAAGCGGCCAATCGGCTGCACGCGCAAAAGGGCATCCTGGCCTGGCTACTAGGTGCACAAGGCCAGCCGCGCGAGTAG
- a CDS encoding Gfo/Idh/MocA family oxidoreductase, which translates to MPNDHAVSRRSFLAATGTATAAVAWTAQSYAKVIGANDRIRIGFIGAGGMGGAHLGAINHLKGPDNVEAVAVADCWLSRAQKGASTVGAPQSMQDYRKLLDIKEIDYVTIATPEHWHSRMTVDALDAGKAVYCEKPMTHSIPEAQEVLKKQKATGLAVQVGVQAMADDSYSSAAKAIEEGVLGQVVQAQIEYVRRYDKQGPWRDPDINDGTPQPNDLDWNAWLGKAPKCSWNPHHYFEWRCYSAYSGGICTDLFIHRITRIMKACNLTYPRRVVGMGGIWQWPDGRDLPDNFEMICEYPRGMTVYVLGTMSNRVPVDHLIRGYRATMFFTPTGWVVKDKDGKVLATHTKTGGEDIVPHHSNLHRHLRTGEPLNCPVELGMAGVVAVNMANESWRTSRVMGWDTVNEKMVPADTLPLSHSPDPGATAG; encoded by the coding sequence ATGCCCAACGATCATGCCGTTTCGCGCCGCAGTTTTCTGGCCGCTACTGGTACCGCCACCGCCGCCGTGGCCTGGACCGCGCAGAGCTACGCCAAGGTGATCGGCGCGAACGATCGCATTCGCATCGGATTCATCGGCGCGGGCGGCATGGGCGGAGCCCACCTCGGCGCGATCAATCATCTGAAAGGGCCCGACAATGTCGAGGCCGTGGCCGTGGCCGATTGCTGGCTATCGCGTGCCCAGAAGGGTGCCTCGACGGTCGGCGCGCCGCAGTCGATGCAGGACTATCGCAAGCTGCTGGATATCAAGGAAATCGATTACGTCACGATCGCCACGCCCGAGCATTGGCACAGCCGGATGACGGTCGACGCCTTGGACGCCGGCAAGGCCGTGTACTGCGAAAAGCCGATGACGCACTCGATTCCCGAGGCGCAGGAGGTGCTCAAGAAGCAAAAAGCCACGGGCCTGGCCGTACAAGTCGGCGTGCAGGCCATGGCCGACGACAGCTACTCCTCGGCCGCCAAGGCCATTGAGGAAGGCGTACTCGGTCAGGTCGTGCAGGCCCAGATCGAGTACGTGCGCCGCTACGACAAGCAAGGTCCGTGGCGCGATCCCGATATCAACGATGGCACGCCGCAGCCGAATGATCTGGATTGGAACGCCTGGCTCGGCAAAGCGCCCAAGTGTTCTTGGAACCCGCATCATTATTTCGAGTGGCGCTGCTACTCGGCCTACTCCGGCGGTATCTGCACCGACCTGTTCATCCACCGCATCACGCGAATCATGAAGGCGTGCAACCTCACCTATCCGCGCCGCGTGGTCGGCATGGGCGGAATCTGGCAATGGCCCGACGGCCGCGACCTGCCCGACAATTTCGAAATGATCTGCGAATACCCGCGCGGCATGACCGTGTACGTGCTGGGAACGATGAGCAACCGGGTGCCGGTCGATCATTTGATCCGCGGCTATCGCGCGACGATGTTCTTTACGCCCACCGGTTGGGTCGTGAAGGACAAGGACGGCAAGGTCCTGGCGACCCACACCAAGACGGGCGGCGAAGACATCGTGCCGCACCACTCGAACCTGCACCGCCATTTGCGCACCGGCGAGCCTTTGAACTGCCCTGTCGAGCTGGGCATGGCCGGCGTCGTGGCCGTGAACATGGCCAACGAATCGTGGCGCACGAGCCGGGTGATGGGCTGGGATACCGTGAACGAAAAGATGGTGCCGGCCGACACGCTCCCACTGAGCCACTCGCCTGATCCAGGCGCCACGGCGGGCTGA
- a CDS encoding protein kinase: MSTDTFVDLVRRSGLIEQSQLEAALAEFERQAADRSAADAHALCAFLVDRGLLTKWQSDKLLEGRHKGFFLGNYKLLGHLGTGGMSSVYLAEHVVMRVRRAIKVLPAAKVNDTSYLARFHREARAAAALDDPNIVRAYDVDQHEGTHYLVMEYVEGRDLQVLVAADGPLSPTLAAEYIRQAASGLAHAHQVGLIHRDIKPANILIEVKGIAKILDMGLAQISNDDQASLTIAHDEKVLGTVDYLAPEQAIDSHTVDGRADIYSLGCTLYFALTGHPPFPEGTCTQRLLMHQTQQPESIRKQRPDVPEDLVNIFYKMTSKRREQRYQRADEVVEALTRWLAGHGGHGGLAATDTPPKGPTSSGSWARLGDLARRAVGQTPPAPTVIDEDELTLAPLEDDTKKAPTKSPAPAAATGTDKPADATAPVKAAQPPSQPATAKPGSSPKLAPLPGAAKPGEHAPQKTSSPGSKPAAPSKAPSHHGTRTPAPQQPIAATAKKPASAPGARPAQPAAATAVAGRPSSILDEVLGAPPSTSAGDTLDDLLAGATLKGPAGELAPLDQGTPLAVPKKRRGGGAFEKWMGSTWFVIAIGAALGGAIILAGVIYFAVCNQMTPH; the protein is encoded by the coding sequence ATGAGTACCGATACGTTTGTTGACCTGGTGCGCCGTAGCGGATTGATCGAGCAAAGTCAGCTCGAGGCCGCGCTGGCAGAGTTCGAACGGCAAGCGGCGGATCGATCGGCCGCTGATGCGCACGCGCTCTGCGCCTTCCTGGTCGACCGCGGATTACTCACCAAGTGGCAAAGCGACAAGCTGCTCGAAGGCCGCCATAAGGGTTTCTTCCTCGGCAACTACAAGCTGTTGGGCCACCTGGGTACCGGTGGGATGAGCAGCGTGTATCTCGCCGAGCATGTCGTGATGCGCGTGCGCCGCGCGATCAAGGTGCTGCCCGCCGCCAAAGTCAACGACACGTCGTATCTGGCACGCTTCCATCGCGAAGCGCGCGCCGCCGCCGCGCTTGACGATCCTAACATCGTTCGCGCCTACGACGTCGATCAACACGAGGGCACCCACTATCTGGTGATGGAATACGTCGAAGGGCGTGACCTGCAGGTGCTCGTCGCGGCCGATGGACCGCTGTCGCCTACACTTGCCGCCGAGTATATCCGGCAGGCTGCGTCCGGCCTGGCACATGCGCATCAGGTGGGATTGATTCACCGCGATATCAAGCCGGCCAACATTCTCATCGAAGTCAAAGGAATCGCCAAGATTCTCGACATGGGGCTGGCCCAGATCTCGAACGACGACCAGGCCTCGCTCACCATCGCGCACGACGAGAAGGTGTTGGGCACGGTCGACTATTTGGCGCCCGAGCAGGCCATCGACAGCCACACCGTCGACGGCCGCGCGGATATCTACAGCCTGGGCTGCACGCTGTACTTCGCGCTCACCGGGCATCCTCCCTTCCCCGAAGGGACGTGTACGCAGCGGCTCTTGATGCACCAGACGCAGCAGCCCGAGAGTATCCGCAAACAGCGCCCCGACGTGCCCGAGGATCTGGTCAACATCTTTTACAAGATGACCTCCAAGCGGCGCGAGCAGCGCTATCAGCGGGCCGACGAAGTGGTCGAAGCACTCACGCGCTGGCTGGCAGGTCACGGCGGTCACGGCGGGCTAGCGGCGACCGATACTCCGCCGAAGGGGCCGACGTCGAGCGGTTCGTGGGCGCGGTTGGGAGATCTAGCACGGCGGGCCGTCGGGCAAACGCCGCCGGCACCGACAGTCATCGACGAGGACGAACTGACACTCGCTCCGCTCGAGGACGACACCAAGAAAGCCCCCACGAAGTCGCCGGCGCCTGCCGCGGCCACCGGTACGGACAAGCCTGCTGACGCCACGGCGCCGGTAAAGGCCGCGCAGCCCCCGAGTCAGCCCGCTACGGCCAAGCCCGGCTCGAGTCCCAAGCTCGCGCCGCTCCCCGGCGCCGCAAAGCCCGGCGAGCACGCACCGCAAAAGACGTCGTCTCCGGGGAGCAAGCCGGCGGCGCCGAGCAAAGCTCCTTCGCATCACGGCACCCGTACGCCGGCGCCGCAGCAGCCGATCGCGGCCACGGCCAAGAAGCCGGCAAGCGCGCCGGGCGCGCGGCCTGCACAACCGGCCGCGGCGACCGCCGTCGCCGGGCGACCATCGTCGATTCTGGATGAGGTGCTCGGTGCGCCCCCTTCGACGAGCGCGGGGGACACGCTCGACGATCTATTGGCCGGCGCCACGCTGAAAGGGCCGGCCGGAGAGCTGGCGCCGCTCGATCAAGGCACGCCGCTGGCGGTGCCGAAGAAGCGCCGCGGCGGCGGTGCGTTCGAAAAATGGATGGGTTCGACCTGGTTCGTGATCGCGATAGGGGCCGCGCTCGGCGGCGCGATCATCTTGGCCGGCGTGATCTATTTCGCCGTCTGCAACCAAATGACTCCGCATTAG
- a CDS encoding efflux RND transporter periplasmic adaptor subunit: protein MATTGAAYFLLNQRLAGVIAVKVDTVRLVSPAQMNTVLTATGYLESRQQAAVGAKSAGRVARVLVEEGDKVRAGDLLAELEHSDLDAILASKQAQVKYAEAVAAEGQRTASQKERDFARERALFDRKAGTQAALEGAETDFHTASARAAAMAANVAVAEAQVREAQEAIANLKVYAPFAGTVVTKDAEVGETIMPGGMGLASGRGSVATLANLEQLEVDTDVKEDYLGQLEKGQPAEVSVDAVPNRRYQGRLREIIPMGDRTRGIVKVKVAIVDPDEHLFPDLSATVHFQPARSERAADADQKRMYLPISAVVTKDSRDFVWRLEKDHVVQAHVTTSGEPKDDLIRVEGSVKGGDRIVVDPPAELINGARVRILE from the coding sequence GTGGCGACGACCGGCGCGGCCTACTTCCTGCTCAACCAGCGGCTGGCGGGCGTCATCGCTGTGAAGGTCGACACCGTGCGGCTCGTGTCGCCGGCGCAGATGAACACGGTGCTGACCGCCACAGGTTATTTGGAATCCCGACAGCAGGCCGCCGTGGGTGCGAAATCGGCCGGCCGCGTCGCCCGCGTCCTCGTCGAAGAAGGCGACAAGGTCCGCGCGGGCGATCTGCTCGCGGAGCTCGAACATTCGGACCTCGATGCCATCCTGGCTTCGAAGCAAGCGCAGGTGAAATACGCGGAAGCCGTGGCAGCCGAAGGTCAGCGCACCGCATCGCAAAAAGAGCGAGACTTCGCTCGCGAGCGCGCACTCTTCGATCGCAAGGCCGGCACCCAGGCGGCGCTAGAAGGCGCCGAGACCGATTTCCATACGGCGTCAGCTCGCGCGGCGGCCATGGCAGCCAATGTCGCCGTGGCTGAAGCGCAAGTGCGCGAAGCCCAGGAGGCGATCGCCAACCTGAAGGTCTACGCCCCCTTTGCCGGCACCGTCGTGACGAAGGATGCCGAGGTGGGCGAAACGATCATGCCCGGCGGTATGGGGCTGGCCTCGGGGCGCGGCTCGGTGGCGACACTCGCCAATCTTGAGCAACTGGAAGTCGACACCGACGTAAAGGAAGACTACCTCGGACAATTGGAAAAGGGTCAGCCGGCCGAGGTGTCGGTCGATGCCGTGCCCAACCGTCGCTACCAGGGGCGCCTGCGCGAGATCATTCCCATGGGCGACCGCACGCGCGGCATCGTGAAGGTGAAGGTCGCGATCGTCGACCCTGACGAGCATCTGTTTCCTGACCTGAGCGCCACGGTACACTTTCAGCCGGCCCGGTCCGAGCGCGCGGCCGACGCCGATCAGAAGCGCATGTACTTGCCAATTTCGGCCGTAGTCACCAAGGACAGCCGCGACTTCGTCTGGCGGCTGGAAAAAGATCACGTGGTGCAGGCCCATGTCACCACCAGTGGCGAACCCAAGGACGATCTGATCCGCGTCGAAGGCAGCGTCAAGGGAGGAGATCGCATCGTCGTCGATCCGCCCGCCGAGCTAATCAATGGCGCGCGGGTGCGAATACTCGAATAG
- a CDS encoding ABC transporter ATP-binding protein has protein sequence MTPGAERAVVELRGISKEYMRDKIHVPVLTNTNLDIPKGEFVAVMGPSGSGKSTLLNLCAGLDRPTTGTITVAGTELNQLSESKLTRWRSQHLGFIFQLYNLMPVLTAFENVELPLLLTSLSRRQRAEHVQTALRIVGLSERMDHYPRQLSGGQEQRVAIARALVNDPVLLLADEPTGNLDAAAAQEILDLLQQLNEEFEKTIVMVTHDPRAARRAHRMLHLEKGTFVETELDALEAAG, from the coding sequence ATGACCCCTGGCGCTGAGCGGGCAGTGGTCGAGCTGCGCGGTATCTCGAAGGAATACATGCGCGACAAGATTCACGTCCCCGTGCTTACCAATACGAACCTCGATATCCCCAAGGGCGAATTCGTCGCGGTGATGGGCCCCTCGGGATCGGGCAAGTCGACGCTTCTTAACCTGTGCGCGGGGCTCGATCGTCCCACGACAGGCACGATCACCGTGGCCGGCACCGAGCTGAACCAACTCTCGGAAAGCAAGCTCACGCGCTGGCGCTCGCAGCACCTGGGCTTCATCTTCCAGCTTTACAATCTGATGCCCGTACTTACTGCGTTTGAGAATGTCGAGCTGCCGCTGTTGCTGACGTCCCTCTCGCGCCGGCAGCGCGCCGAGCACGTGCAAACGGCCCTGCGCATCGTCGGACTGTCGGAACGTATGGACCATTATCCGCGGCAGCTTTCCGGCGGGCAGGAGCAGCGCGTGGCCATTGCCCGAGCGCTGGTCAACGATCCGGTGCTGCTGTTGGCGGACGAACCGACGGGCAACCTCGATGCCGCGGCGGCGCAGGAGATTCTCGACCTGCTGCAACAACTGAACGAAGAGTTCGAGAAGACGATCGTCATGGTCACGCACGACCCGAGGGCGGCGCGCCGCGCCCACCGCATGCTGCACCTGGAAAAGGGAACGTTCGTCGAAACCGAGCTCGACGCGCTGGAGGCCGCCGGATGA
- a CDS encoding ABC transporter permease, which produces MKFLPYILRNVMRNKLRSVFTGLSIAVSLFLVTVMYAYVNMQDETAVESLKYARIVVTAKQGLTFPVPIAHVDKVSSIPGVKTVVPLAWFGGKYKDDKIPFAQFATDPEHVFEVFSEFTVPPEQLSAWQKDRTGCVVGEKIARKRGWKVGDKIVLKGDIYPVNLELSIDGIYTGPASSDQEMLWYHYKYLDELLKQARSQMAGNAGTMFIKAQSPEGLADLMPQINARFANSESPVRAMTEQAFRQMFTEMLGNVRAYIRNVALAVVISLVCVAGNAMAMSLRERTREVAVLKAIGFSRAIVLFLVLVEAVVIAVGGGLVGVMTARLLFSFSDVTLSGIPGFNAFYVPWSTVTFGLLLAAGVGLASGIVPAWRAAQISVVDGLRRVV; this is translated from the coding sequence ATGAAGTTCCTCCCTTACATCTTGCGGAACGTGATGCGCAACAAGCTGCGCAGCGTATTCACGGGCCTGTCGATCGCCGTCAGCCTGTTCCTGGTCACGGTGATGTATGCGTACGTGAACATGCAAGACGAAACCGCCGTCGAATCGCTCAAGTATGCGCGGATCGTGGTCACGGCCAAGCAGGGGCTCACCTTTCCCGTCCCCATCGCGCATGTCGATAAGGTCAGCTCGATACCGGGCGTGAAAACCGTGGTGCCGCTGGCCTGGTTCGGCGGCAAGTACAAGGATGACAAAATCCCGTTCGCGCAATTCGCCACCGATCCGGAACACGTCTTCGAAGTCTTCTCCGAGTTTACCGTTCCGCCCGAGCAGTTGAGCGCCTGGCAAAAGGATCGCACGGGCTGCGTGGTGGGTGAGAAAATCGCTCGCAAGCGCGGTTGGAAAGTCGGCGACAAGATCGTGCTCAAGGGGGACATCTACCCGGTGAATCTTGAGCTGTCGATCGACGGCATCTATACCGGCCCGGCCAGCTCCGACCAGGAGATGCTGTGGTACCACTACAAGTACCTGGACGAACTGCTGAAGCAGGCCCGCTCGCAGATGGCGGGCAACGCCGGCACGATGTTCATCAAGGCGCAATCGCCCGAGGGCCTGGCCGACTTGATGCCACAGATCAACGCCCGGTTCGCCAACTCGGAAAGCCCGGTGCGGGCCATGACCGAACAAGCTTTCCGGCAGATGTTCACCGAAATGCTGGGGAACGTGCGGGCGTACATTCGCAACGTCGCTCTGGCGGTCGTGATTTCGCTCGTATGCGTGGCGGGCAACGCCATGGCCATGTCGCTGCGCGAGCGCACGCGCGAAGTCGCGGTGCTCAAAGCGATCGGCTTCTCGCGCGCGATCGTGCTGTTCCTGGTGCTGGTCGAGGCCGTGGTGATCGCGGTCGGCGGCGGGCTGGTCGGCGTGATGACCGCGCGGCTCTTGTTCTCGTTCAGCGACGTCACGCTCAGCGGCATCCCCGGCTTCAACGCCTTTTACGTTCCGTGGTCCACCGTCACCTTCGGCCTGCTCTTGGCGGCCGGCGTGGGGCTGGCCAGCGGCATCGTGCCCGCCTGGCGCGCGGCACAAATTTCGGTCGTGGATGGTTTACGCAGAGTCGTTTAG
- a CDS encoding ABC transporter permease, translated as MVPIKYNIRSLRARWVSSLMTVLGTGLVVWASILAFGLADGLDHTLEVSGEPLDLVVMRKGATAETNSIVNESAARELETLEGIASNAAGDKLCSPELVVVVNTARRGDSGNGNMIVRGVTPVAKELRNNFRLVAGRENKPGLREAITSRQMANRFQGAGLDEDLDVFGNTFKIVGLFESGHGATESEIWTDLEVLGQTTRREGVRSSMQIRANSADDAHRLLDRIASDEQFGLAALAEPDYFADQAKSGMAIKIVGRLIAIILTVGAMFAVANTMYAAVASRAREIGTLRALGFNRRTVLFSFLIESLALCLLGGLAGCLGALPLNGLSTGTANWATFSELTFAFRFGPAVLLQAVILAALMGTVGGLFPAIRATRMKIVDALREI; from the coding sequence GTGGTTCCCATCAAGTACAACATTCGCAGCTTACGCGCCCGCTGGGTTAGTTCGTTGATGACCGTGCTAGGCACCGGGCTCGTCGTATGGGCTTCGATTCTCGCCTTCGGGCTGGCCGACGGGTTGGATCACACGCTGGAAGTTTCGGGCGAGCCCTTGGATCTGGTCGTGATGCGCAAGGGAGCCACGGCCGAGACGAACAGCATCGTCAACGAATCGGCCGCGCGCGAGCTGGAGACGCTCGAAGGCATCGCCTCGAACGCCGCGGGCGACAAGCTCTGCTCGCCCGAGCTGGTCGTCGTCGTCAACACGGCCCGCCGCGGCGACAGCGGCAACGGCAACATGATCGTGCGTGGCGTGACGCCCGTCGCCAAGGAATTGCGCAACAACTTCCGCCTGGTGGCCGGACGAGAAAACAAGCCGGGACTGCGCGAAGCGATCACCAGCCGGCAAATGGCCAATCGGTTCCAAGGCGCCGGACTCGACGAAGATCTGGATGTCTTCGGCAACACGTTCAAAATCGTGGGCCTGTTCGAATCGGGCCACGGGGCCACCGAGTCGGAGATATGGACCGACCTTGAAGTGCTCGGGCAAACCACGCGCCGCGAAGGGGTGCGCTCCTCGATGCAAATCCGTGCCAACAGCGCCGACGACGCGCACCGCTTGCTCGATCGCATCGCCAGCGACGAGCAGTTCGGCCTGGCAGCCCTGGCCGAGCCTGACTATTTCGCCGATCAGGCCAAATCGGGGATGGCCATCAAGATCGTCGGCCGGTTGATCGCCATCATTCTCACCGTCGGCGCCATGTTCGCCGTTGCCAACACGATGTACGCTGCCGTGGCTTCCCGGGCCCGCGAAATCGGCACGCTGCGCGCCCTGGGCTTCAACCGCCGCACGGTCCTGTTTTCGTTCTTGATCGAATCGCTGGCCCTGTGCTTGCTCGGCGGGCTAGCCGGCTGCCTGGGGGCGCTACCGCTCAACGGGCTCTCGACGGGCACAGCCAACTGGGCCACGTTCAGCGAGCTGACTTTCGCCTTCCGCTTTGGCCCGGCGGTCTTGCTGCAAGCCGTGATCCTGGCCGCGCTGATGGGAACCGTCGGCGGCCTGTTCCCGGCGATACGCGCCACGCGGATGAAAATCGTCGACGCGCTGCGCGAAATCTGA